A section of the Zavarzinella sp. genome encodes:
- the tmk gene encoding dTMP kinase: protein MFFVIDGIDGTGKTTQCRMLSDWLTSQGYKVQLCRDPGGTTLGDQLRSILLSPTTDICLRAETLLFMCSRAQLIHEVVQPALARDEIVICDRFISSNFAYQGFANGLTYQAIADLGRFSIDECMPTQTFILDIPIELSHQRRKTTLDRIEQRDDAYFQKVREGYLQLTIDDNNRYCLVDAQGSVEDVQQQLQKMIQPYLNRFTLKNAP, encoded by the coding sequence AAACGACTCAATGTCGTATGTTGAGTGACTGGCTGACATCCCAGGGTTACAAGGTGCAGCTTTGCCGGGACCCAGGTGGCACCACCCTGGGTGATCAATTGCGGTCCATTTTGCTATCCCCCACCACAGATATCTGCCTTCGAGCCGAAACATTGCTCTTTATGTGCAGCCGGGCCCAACTGATCCATGAGGTGGTTCAACCCGCCTTGGCACGTGATGAAATAGTGATTTGTGATCGGTTCATCAGCTCGAATTTCGCCTATCAGGGCTTTGCCAACGGTTTAACTTACCAGGCAATTGCCGACTTAGGCCGATTTTCGATTGATGAGTGCATGCCCACCCAGACATTTATTCTGGATATCCCAATTGAGCTTTCCCACCAAAGGCGGAAAACAACGCTCGACCGGATCGAACAGCGCGATGATGCTTATTTTCAGAAAGTCCGTGAAGGCTATTTACAATTGACCATCGACGACAACAATCGATATTGTCTTGTAGATGCCCAGGGCTCTGTTGAAGATGTGCAGCAGCAATTGCAGAAAATGATTCAGCCTTATCTCAATCGATTCACATTGAAGAATGCGCCATGA